TTTCTCGATTCAGCTTTCCGCATTTGCATTTGGATCACTTGCAGTTGCAATGACGTATACGCTGGCCCGTGTTCGTGGGGAGACCCCAATTGTTACATTAATCCTGGCGGGTGTAATCATAGGATCTATCTTCTCGGCACTTGTATCTTTGTTGAAATATGTTTCAGATGATACTGCCTTAAGGGAGATTGTATTCTGGCTTATGGGCGGATTCTATTATGCAACATGGAATGATGTATGGATGATAGCCCCCCTCGTCACTGTAGGATTTTTTATCTTGTGGGCAATGGGCTGGAAACTTAACATCTTGTCAATGGGGGATGATGAAGCCAGAACTCTTGGAGTGAACCCCGAAAAATATAAATTCATAGTGGTATCTATTGCCACTGCAATTACTGCTTTTGCAGTGTCTCTTGTTGGAATTATTGCTTGGGTTGGCTTGATGATGCCTCATGCTTCAAGGATGATTCTCGGACCCGACAACAGGTATGTAATCCCTGCATCGATGATGATGGGTGGAATATACATGATCCTATGCGACACACTGGCAAGAACAATTACAAGCTCTGAAATTCCCGTTGGGATTATTGCATCGATTCTTGGAGCTCCCTATCTCTGTTACTTGCTGAGACACAAGGGGAAAGTAATATTCGGGTGATTGATCATGCTTCATGTAAAAGATATTCATTTCAATTACGGTGATTTCCCCG
This DNA window, taken from Methanococcus maripaludis, encodes the following:
- a CDS encoding iron ABC transporter permease; translation: MTEIASIKKILKALGYEDVAGFSEYKKILILVVISGLLFASALTAVAMGAYEIPLHTVYTTILTHITLGDVSTIGKLHNTIIWDIRVPRVLLTIFVGGALAIAGAVFQGVFRNPLVEPYILGVSSGAAFGAAMGIVFPTIFFSIQLSAFAFGSLAVAMTYTLARVRGETPIVTLILAGVIIGSIFSALVSLLKYVSDDTALREIVFWLMGGFYYATWNDVWMIAPLVTVGFFILWAMGWKLNILSMGDDEARTLGVNPEKYKFIVVSIATAITAFAVSLVGIIAWVGLMMPHASRMILGPDNRYVIPASMMMGGIYMILCDTLARTITSSEIPVGIIASILGAPYLCYLLRHKGKVIFG